A single Eubalaena glacialis isolate mEubGla1 chromosome 18, mEubGla1.1.hap2.+ XY, whole genome shotgun sequence DNA region contains:
- the CSNK2A2 gene encoding casein kinase II subunit alpha' isoform X3: MPGPAAGSRARVYAEVNSLRSREYWDYEAHVPSWGNQDDYQLVRKLGRGKYSEVFEAINITNNERVVVKILKPVKKKKIKREVKILENLRGGTNIIKLIDTVKDPVSKTPALVFEYINNTDFKQLYQILTDFDIRFYMYELLKLRLIDWGLAEFYHPAQEYNVRVASRYFKGPELLVDYQMYDYSLDMWSLGCMLASMIFRKEPFFHGQDNYDQLVRIAKVLGTDELYGYLKKYHIDLDPHFNDILGQHSRKRWENFIHSENRHLVSPEALDLLDKLLRYDHQQRLTAKEAMEHPYFYPVVKEQSQPCADNAVLSSGLTAAR, translated from the exons ATGCCCGGCCCAGCCGCGGGCAGCAGGGCCCGGGTCTACGCCGAGGTGAACAGCCTGAGGAGCCGCGAGTACTGGGACTATGAGGCTCACGTCCCGAGCTGGGG TAATCAAGATGATTACCAGCTGGTTCGAAAACTCGGTCGGGGAAAGTATAGTGAAGTATTTGAGGCCATTAACATCACCAACAATGAGAGAGTGGTTGTAAAAATTCTCAAG ccagtgaagaaaaagaagataaaacgaGAGGTTAAGATTCTGGAGAACCTTCGTGGTGGAACAAATATCATTAAGCTGATTGACACTGTGAAGGACCCTGTG TCAAAGACACCAGCTTTGGTATTTGAATATATCAATAATACAGATTTTAAG cAACTCTACCAGATCCTGACAGACTTTGATATCCGGTTTTATATGTATGAACTACTTAAA CTGCGACTGATAGACTGGGGTCTGGCGGAATTCTATCATCCCGCCCAGGAGTACAATGTCCGCGTAGCCTCCAGGTACTTCAAGGGACCAGAGCTCCTTGTGGACTATCAG ATGTATGATTATAGCCTGGATATGTGGAGTTTGGGCTGTATGTTAGCGAGCATGATCTTTCGAAAGGAGCCCTTCTTTCATGGACAGGATAACTATGACCAG CTTGTTCGCATTGCCAAGGTTCTGGGTACAGATGAGCTGTATGGGTATCTGAAGAAGTATCACATAGACCTAGATCCACACTTCAATGATATCCTGGGACA acATTCACGGAAACGCTGGGAAAATTTTATCCATAGTGAGAACAGACACCTCGTCAGCCCTGAGGCCCTAGATCTTCTGGACAAACTTCTGCGATATGACCATCAACAGAGACTGACTGCCAAAGAGGCCATGGAGCACCCATACTTCT ACCCCGTGGTGAAGGAGCAGTCCCAGCCTTGTGCAGATAATGCTGTACTTTCCAGTGGTCTCACGGCGGCCCGATGA
- the CSNK2A2 gene encoding casein kinase II subunit alpha' isoform X1 produces MPGPAAGSRARVYAEVNSLRSREYWDYEAHVPSWGNQDDYQLVRKLGRGKYSEVFEAINITNNERVVVKILKPVKKKKIKREVKILENLRGGTNIIKLIDTVKDPVSKTPALVFEYINNTDFKQLYQILTDFDIRFYMYELLKALDYCHSKGIMHRDVKPHNVMIDHQQKKLRLIDWGLAEFYHPAQEYNVRVASRYFKGPELLVDYQMYDYSLDMWSLGCMLASMIFRKEPFFHGQDNYDQLVRIAKVLGTDELYGYLKKYHIDLDPHFNDILGQHSRKRWENFIHSENRHLVSPEALDLLDKLLRYDHQQRLTAKEAMEHPYFYPVVKEQSQPCADNAVLSSGLTAAR; encoded by the exons ATGCCCGGCCCAGCCGCGGGCAGCAGGGCCCGGGTCTACGCCGAGGTGAACAGCCTGAGGAGCCGCGAGTACTGGGACTATGAGGCTCACGTCCCGAGCTGGGG TAATCAAGATGATTACCAGCTGGTTCGAAAACTCGGTCGGGGAAAGTATAGTGAAGTATTTGAGGCCATTAACATCACCAACAATGAGAGAGTGGTTGTAAAAATTCTCAAG ccagtgaagaaaaagaagataaaacgaGAGGTTAAGATTCTGGAGAACCTTCGTGGTGGAACAAATATCATTAAGCTGATTGACACTGTGAAGGACCCTGTG TCAAAGACACCAGCTTTGGTATTTGAATATATCAATAATACAGATTTTAAG cAACTCTACCAGATCCTGACAGACTTTGATATCCGGTTTTATATGTATGAACTACTTAAA GCTCTGGATTACTGCCACAGCAAGGGAATCATGCACAGGGATGTGAAACCTCACAATGTCATGATAGATCACCAACAGAAAAAG CTGCGACTGATAGACTGGGGTCTGGCGGAATTCTATCATCCCGCCCAGGAGTACAATGTCCGCGTAGCCTCCAGGTACTTCAAGGGACCAGAGCTCCTTGTGGACTATCAG ATGTATGATTATAGCCTGGATATGTGGAGTTTGGGCTGTATGTTAGCGAGCATGATCTTTCGAAAGGAGCCCTTCTTTCATGGACAGGATAACTATGACCAG CTTGTTCGCATTGCCAAGGTTCTGGGTACAGATGAGCTGTATGGGTATCTGAAGAAGTATCACATAGACCTAGATCCACACTTCAATGATATCCTGGGACA acATTCACGGAAACGCTGGGAAAATTTTATCCATAGTGAGAACAGACACCTCGTCAGCCCTGAGGCCCTAGATCTTCTGGACAAACTTCTGCGATATGACCATCAACAGAGACTGACTGCCAAAGAGGCCATGGAGCACCCATACTTCT ACCCCGTGGTGAAGGAGCAGTCCCAGCCTTGTGCAGATAATGCTGTACTTTCCAGTGGTCTCACGGCGGCCCGATGA
- the CSNK2A2 gene encoding casein kinase II subunit alpha' isoform X2: MPGPAAGSRARVYAEVNSLRSREYWDYEAHVPSWGNQDDYQLVRKLGRGKYSEVFEAINITNNERVVVKILKPVKKKKIKREVKILENLRGGTNIIKLIDTVKDPVSKTPALQLYQILTDFDIRFYMYELLKALDYCHSKGIMHRDVKPHNVMIDHQQKKLRLIDWGLAEFYHPAQEYNVRVASRYFKGPELLVDYQMYDYSLDMWSLGCMLASMIFRKEPFFHGQDNYDQLVRIAKVLGTDELYGYLKKYHIDLDPHFNDILGQHSRKRWENFIHSENRHLVSPEALDLLDKLLRYDHQQRLTAKEAMEHPYFYPVVKEQSQPCADNAVLSSGLTAAR; the protein is encoded by the exons ATGCCCGGCCCAGCCGCGGGCAGCAGGGCCCGGGTCTACGCCGAGGTGAACAGCCTGAGGAGCCGCGAGTACTGGGACTATGAGGCTCACGTCCCGAGCTGGGG TAATCAAGATGATTACCAGCTGGTTCGAAAACTCGGTCGGGGAAAGTATAGTGAAGTATTTGAGGCCATTAACATCACCAACAATGAGAGAGTGGTTGTAAAAATTCTCAAG ccagtgaagaaaaagaagataaaacgaGAGGTTAAGATTCTGGAGAACCTTCGTGGTGGAACAAATATCATTAAGCTGATTGACACTGTGAAGGACCCTGTG TCAAAGACACCAGCTTTG cAACTCTACCAGATCCTGACAGACTTTGATATCCGGTTTTATATGTATGAACTACTTAAA GCTCTGGATTACTGCCACAGCAAGGGAATCATGCACAGGGATGTGAAACCTCACAATGTCATGATAGATCACCAACAGAAAAAG CTGCGACTGATAGACTGGGGTCTGGCGGAATTCTATCATCCCGCCCAGGAGTACAATGTCCGCGTAGCCTCCAGGTACTTCAAGGGACCAGAGCTCCTTGTGGACTATCAG ATGTATGATTATAGCCTGGATATGTGGAGTTTGGGCTGTATGTTAGCGAGCATGATCTTTCGAAAGGAGCCCTTCTTTCATGGACAGGATAACTATGACCAG CTTGTTCGCATTGCCAAGGTTCTGGGTACAGATGAGCTGTATGGGTATCTGAAGAAGTATCACATAGACCTAGATCCACACTTCAATGATATCCTGGGACA acATTCACGGAAACGCTGGGAAAATTTTATCCATAGTGAGAACAGACACCTCGTCAGCCCTGAGGCCCTAGATCTTCTGGACAAACTTCTGCGATATGACCATCAACAGAGACTGACTGCCAAAGAGGCCATGGAGCACCCATACTTCT ACCCCGTGGTGAAGGAGCAGTCCCAGCCTTGTGCAGATAATGCTGTACTTTCCAGTGGTCTCACGGCGGCCCGATGA